Proteins encoded in a region of the bacterium genome:
- a CDS encoding TraI domain-containing protein, with protein sequence SWFPNREKSRAWLGPDGLFLLWPQAAHDVQALLEADQLAGIPKAPETMLDLLLEAGVFVRQPDGASTWFVLPPELKTAAEAVKLASPAILLHGVAPPAEPLAISLVCPPGATRTTQKTPATAPAPAPAPPPGTQFSLLDATDVATSPAVRTSPPPVSQTPAPPPAVVANLAVPLPPPPPSPPQAAAPTFKLNAPMRLNPAVRDALAAIVSTLNGPGSAAAAAPIAAGMFVPLAELERRGVQPALAGRALADVGLLVHSRRDGPATVTADFRGEPTVGLVVAPACIEGFDPAAFEPAAQVEP encoded by the coding sequence CAGCTGGTTCCCGAATCGGGAGAAGTCCCGGGCCTGGTTGGGGCCCGACGGGCTGTTCCTGCTGTGGCCGCAGGCGGCCCACGATGTTCAGGCACTGCTGGAAGCCGATCAGTTGGCCGGCATCCCCAAGGCGCCTGAGACGATGCTCGATCTGCTGCTCGAGGCCGGAGTCTTCGTACGGCAGCCGGACGGTGCCTCGACCTGGTTCGTCCTGCCGCCGGAGTTGAAGACCGCTGCGGAGGCGGTGAAGCTGGCATCGCCGGCGATCCTGCTGCACGGCGTCGCGCCGCCGGCGGAGCCCCTGGCCATCTCATTGGTCTGCCCACCTGGCGCCACGCGGACCACCCAGAAGACGCCAGCGACTGCACCGGCGCCGGCTCCCGCACCGCCGCCCGGCACCCAGTTCTCATTGCTCGATGCCACCGACGTGGCCACTTCACCGGCCGTTCGCACATCACCGCCGCCGGTTTCACAGACCCCGGCACCGCCCCCTGCTGTCGTCGCCAACCTGGCAGTCCCGTTGCCGCCCCCTCCACCCTCCCCGCCGCAGGCCGCGGCGCCCACCTTCAAGCTGAACGCGCCCATGCGCCTGAACCCGGCCGTGCGCGATGCCCTCGCGGCCATCGTCAGCACCCTCAATGGGCCGGGCAGCGCAGCGGCCGCGGCACCCATCGCGGCCGGCATGTTCGTGCCGCTGGCTGAACTGGAACGGCGTGGCGTGCAGCCAGCGCTGGCGGGTCGGGCGCTGGCCGATGTCGGCCTGCTGGTGCATTCCAGGCGGGATGGCCCGGCCACCGTCACGGCCGACTTCCGCGGCGAGCCGACCGTTGGGCTGGTCGTCGCCCCAGCCTGCATCGAAGGTTTCGACCCTGCCGCCTTCGAGCCGGCTGCGCAAGTGGAGCCCTGA